One segment of Malassezia restricta chromosome V, complete sequence DNA contains the following:
- a CDS encoding Yqey-like protein, protein MFVQTLRTASWRRLLHTSRIALGDVPARPPSGPNPLDEPTLANVKQKWKQARLAKDSELATLLGGILTDLQYAQKTKMQPNQKPPSIIKMLQKGIKKRTDAAKVFRQAKPAPRVDLAEKEEHEVRILQDLLPK, encoded by the coding sequence ATGTTTGTCCAAACTTTGCGAACtgcgtcgtggcgtcgCCTCCTGCATACAAGCCGCATCGCCCTGGGTGATGTGCCGGCACGTCCGCCATCTGGACCTAACCCACTGGACGAGCCTACGCTTGCGAATGTAAAGCAAAAGTGGAAGCAGGCACGCCTGGCCAAAGACTCGGAGCTGGCCACCCTACTCGGCGGCATCCTCACAGACCTGCAGTACGCGCAGAAGACCAAGATGCAGCCAAATCAAAAGCCGCCTTCCATTATCAAGATGCTCCAAAAGGGTATCAAAAAGCGCACGGATGCAGCCAAGGTGTTTCGCCAAGCCAAGCCGGCGCCACGTGTCGACCTGGCCGAGAAGGAGGAACATGAAGTGCGTATTCTGCAAGACTTGCTGCCTAAATAG
- a CDS encoding cytochrome p450, translated as MLWHICWLALAAPATVITVYVVCALTYTQIRWHQWLRDVPGPARETWLMGNLRTFMYRDIGAVCRAWTQTFGGAVRFWGTFGEPRLMLMDPVAFDYVFRKRAYAFPKMRISQRLIASFMGNGLIVSEGMDHRRQRRAIQPGFQARNIKRLAPVFQEHVYDAMDYLDTCLQRSETALVDMYATMSAATLDALGDGALGVKFGTLASLRSDPNGAVCEAHPLTAALERAQFIASHPGWFTVMVDILSMYFPALEHIPVGLSSRAFRRATRVLFDLAGKVVDDAKARIKAGEPSPDILSALLRANANAERDAEEKRSILDRNVLTDAELHAQVSTFIFAGHETTSTQLAWLFLFLAQDQTRQQTLRRAIVEKRASLGLAPQAGSTGDRALSEEELDDIPYLDWCIRECLRLQSAVHTTSRVATETEWIPLSNRKHVQVHPGMVLLFPLSAFMTSEAYWGPEPDAFRPERWSEPLPGRSVIPAHHGLSFLMGPRACIGSSFAILEMKVFIASILPSFHFEWDGRPIVPKMWPVARPLDAQRGVDACVLQIRRISRSGE; from the coding sequence ATGCTGTGGCACATTTGTTGGCTCGCCCTGGCTGCACCTGCCACTGTCATCACAGTTTATGTGGTGTGTGCCCTTACATACACCCAGATTCGATGGCACCAATGGCTCCGTGATGTGCCAGGTCCAGCACGCGAAACATGGCTTATGGGCAACTTGCGCACGTTCATGTACCGCGACATCGGTGCCGTATGCCGTGCGTGGACACAGACGTTTGGAGGCGCCGTGCGGTTCTGGGGCACCTTTGGCGAGCCTAGACTTATGTTGATGGATCCTGTTGCATTTGACTATGTGTTCCGCAAGCGCGCTTATGCTTTTCCCAAGATGCGCATATCGCAGCGCCTCATTGCCAGCTTTATGGGGAACGGACTAATTGTGTCAGAAGGCATGGATCATCGCCGCCAAAGACGCGCTATCCAACCAGGATTCCAGGCACGAAACAtcaagcgcctcgcacCTGTGTTTCAGGAGCATGTTTATGATGCTATGGACTACCTTGACACCTGTCTACAGCGCAGCGAAACCGCTCTCGTCGACATGTATGCTACAATGAGTGCAGCTACCTTGGacgcgctgggcgacgGTGCCTTGGGCGTCAAGTTTGGGACACTGGCTTCACTGCGGTCCGATCCAAACGGCGCGGTGTGTGAAGCCCATCCACTCACAGCGGCCCTGGAGCGTGCTCAGTTCATCGCATCACATCCAGGCTGGTTCACTGTGATGGTGGATATACTGTCCATGTACTTCCCAGCTCTGGAACATATTCCAGTGGGGCTATCATCGCGTGCTTTtcgacgcgccacgcgcgtgcTTTTCGACTTGGCTGGTAAAGTCGTAGATGACGCCAAGGCACGTATCAAGGCGGGTGAGCCGAGTCCGGATATTTTGTCCGCCCTGTTGCGCGCCAACGCGAAtgccgagcgcgatgcTGAGGAAAAGCGCAGTATCTTGGACCGCAATGTATTGACGGATGCCGAACTGCATGCACAAGTGTCCACGTTTATCTTTGCTGGTCACGAGACGACATCGACGCAGTTGGCATGGCTCTTCTTGTTTTTGGCGCAAGACCAAACGCGTCAGCAAACACTACGTCGTGCTATTGTGGAAAAACGGGCGTCGCTAGGACTAGCACCCCAAGCGGGCTCAACAGGTGACCGCGCTTTGTCCGAGGAAGAGCTGGACGACATTCCATACCTCGATTGGTGCATACGCGAGTGTCTGCGTTTACAGAGCGCTGTCCACACGACGTCGCGCGTGGCAACAGAAACGGAATGGATTCCTCTTTCCAACCGAAAGCACGTTCAAGTCCATCCCGGCATGGTATTACTGTTCCCTCTGTCCGCATTCATGACCTCGGAAGCATACTGGGGTCCTGAACCAGACGCTTTCCGGCCTGAGCGATGGTCCGAGCCCTTGCCTGGTCGATCAGTCATCCCTGCTCATCATGGCCTCTCATTCCTCATGGGCCCGCGGGCCTGTATTGGCAGTTCTTTTGCCATTCTTGAAATGAAGGTGTTTATCGCATCCATCCTGCCATCCTTTCACTTCGAATGGGATGGTCGGCCTATCGTGCCGAAAATGTGGCCCGTGGCCCGTCCGTTGGATGCCCAGAGAGGGGTCGATGCCTGTGTGCTACAAATTCGGCGGATTTCTCGTAGTGGAGAATAG